In the genome of Candoia aspera isolate rCanAsp1 chromosome 4, rCanAsp1.hap2, whole genome shotgun sequence, the window CTAGTTCTAATAGTTACCACACTaatgttgcctagaaactcaggcacctGAGTTGGtgtggagctgataaaaacttaATCCCTGAATCTGGAAGAGAGACTAACtctgcaaagtggctttttcgcCCCTCCCAACAGTATGAATcacaagtacttcaggcaaagcgaaaagcatttattaaggggggggggtgtcaagtgtttttatagggtacagaaacaaatgatacatacattcagtATATGTGGTATGTCAAAaaagcaactaatcaaacaataaaagacattgattacacaTGAGATTTAAACAACAGAAAATACTGATTACAGATAatattccacaagtggcaaatttatgggttatgtcactccctttcccagcccgGTTTGTATCCATCTTAAAACTCACAAGTATATTCAAGGACTTCAGAATACGCTCTCTATTGTTTCGTTGcagaaaaggctagtttttgcaggttaaagaaagaaatggctttgGGTAAAAAGGAAAACACGGTTTCCTGAACTTTAAAAGGAGGCATGGATGCCAtactaaaatgctaatatcacctttattaaaaagctaataatgaggcctaaaattccaggtaacactaAGAGCAGATATGAACTAACTAATCAATGCAATGCAATGTTTTTATTCTACCTAACACACAGGTTTAATAGAATATGCTTTCCACGTCTGTGAACCACCATGCCCACTCTCCCCATCCCTGAGATATTAATGAACTATTTTGAGTTAGACACCTAGTGCTGGTGGAAGGCCTTATTTCTGACTGTTTTAGTCCATCCTCCTTATTAAATGCCTTTTCCCACTGAATGTCCTCCTGAATACACTTCACTCCAATAGCTGAGAATGTCCATACAAACACTCTTGTAATATACTTATCTCCTTTTGCACTTTATAATTGTAATATATCTTGCTTGATGTGTCTTGTCTATTAGAATGGCAGAAGATCAaaagccaaaattaaataaacagccTAAAATGAAGTCAGAGTAGAACTATGAAGAATGTCAAAGCTGTTCTTCAATTGCTAGGGGTGTCCAAGCAAGAGTTGGTTTATCTCTTTAAAATTTtccattcctttaatttctttccttttcttaatcaTCAAGTCTCTGCTGTTGAATTCCACTTGCACTGACTTGGTGATACTGTAAAGATAAGCTTTGCAGAGATACTGGATGAGTCTGTGATCTCCATGGAGATAATAGAAGAGTATAGTAAAATAAAACTGCCTCAAATAAAAAGAGCAATGAGACAAACCCAGGTCAAACATAATTTATCATgttaaaattagaaaaataaaagaatgtctATATTACATAGGGTCCCTTGCTGCCATTTTACCAGAAGTCCCTACTTCACCTTGGAATTGAGAGACTTTTTTCCTCTTTACGGATGGGCTaaaaatttatgaaataaataataaaaaagaatgaagaggAACCAATCCTACAAATGCACATTTTCTATGCAGTACCATAATCTTATCGATGGTTTCTTCATGTGCTAATTGTAAAAATGTGGACTTCTTTGCAGCATCGTCTCCTGCGCTGCCACATTCACGCTCTtcggaaggaaaaaaaactttctaaggCAGCCTCCCATTTAACCGCTTGTCTGAAAGCCACGGGAGACCGGGAATTACTTGCAGGTGAAGAAGTGAGCTCTCAACCTGGTTTCCAACGACCTTCCTCACGATTGGCCGGCCCGGCTTGGGTCTCCCGGCAGTCTCGTCAAGACCACCTTCCGTACTGGGCTTTGACAGGCTGCTTACGAGCTTCGCTTCCTCGGCCTCGGAGCCCGCTGGGCATCCGGCAGAGGGCAGGCTTCCCCGGCGCCGGCGCCCTGCTTTCCCTCCGTTTCCTCAGCAGTACTGGCCTCTCGCCTCCGGCACCGCTTCCGCGACTGAGCGGCGTCCGTCGTGGCGGGCGGGTTGAGTGTCAGGGACCGAAGGAGCAAGCGGGCCGGCGCCAGAATGCCGCTGGGCCTGAAGCCGACGTGCAGCGTCTGCCGCACCACTTCCTCGTCCATGTGGAAGAAAGGCGGGCAGGGCGAGATCCTTTGCAACAATTGCACGGGCCGTTCAGGGCCGGCCGCCGCTGGGGCAGCCGCCTACGCCACTACCTCTGGGGCCTCGCAGCACAGCAACGgcgggagcggcggcggcggtggcgggaAGCAGGTGAGGTACCCTGGCAGCCACCTCGCTCAGGCAGCACCTCTGAAACGATTGGTTGCCCCGCGGTTTATCTTTAGGCAAGGGCCTAGGGCCGGCCGGCTAGATCGGCTCGGTGGCTGCGGGCCTCGACCTTCTCCTCCAAACTGGAGCCCTCCAGACGTTGGACTTACAACTTCCCAATTCCCAAACAGAGGGAAAAccgtttttaaaaataagatcaaTATTCCTTCATTCCAGGTTGTTATATCATGCTAGTTTGCATTAGTGGTAACATTTACGTGCAGTTTGCTCTCTCCCAATGCTAATGCGGGAACAGAAACGACTATAAATACTTGCTAAAaatgaaattcatttttaaaatatgaatgactAAGTAAATTTTGGAAAGTGGACTCCAGGTTAGTCCAATATACGATTAAAGAAATTGGGAAAGGTTTGTTCTGGTATCTGCTGGGATCTTAAACTCCAAACTTTTATGTATCTACTCagtaagtcccattgagttcaaaGGTGTAGTCTCGCATATgtgtaggattgcagccttaactATGATCCTATGCCCTTATACTTGGGAATAAATCTCAGTCACTGGATTCAGGTATgctaattggctgggttcatacaacatactaaaccaCACACAAGTAAACGATACTCTTTGTGGCAGTACCAACCTTGTGGAACAGTTTCCCTGTGGATGAGGTACAGATGAAAAAGATTTTTCATTGAAATCAATGAGATGTGCTTTTAAGTAAATAGGTCTAGAATAGGAACTTAATTTGTACTCTTTTTCAGCctgttatatttttcttcatgtttcttttaaaaatatatataataacatAAAAGTTTTCAATATTTCTTATGCTTTGTATACCATAGAGTAAGCAAGAGATTCACAGAAGATCTGCTCGATTAAGGAACACAAAATATAAgtctgctcctgctgctgagaaAAAGGTTTCTACTAAAGGAAAAGGGAGAaggcatatttttaaattaaaaaatgtaagGTGATTGTGAACTTAATACTTTTTCTACGTGGTTAAAAGTTCTCTGCAGAAAAATAGCAAATGCTCAAAAATCTATTCTTTTACATATGTACAAGTTTTATATACTAGGATATGTAGATATGCAGGTGTGATGGATGCTCATTTATTGGTATATATATATTGCACCAAGCTGTTAATAGTTTTCATGTAATGCTAAGCTAAGAACCAATGTTTACAAATAACTGACTGGATTTACATGCCTGAAAATCCAAACCCCAAGCTATGGCTTCGTTCAGTGGGTGAACTCACTTATAGACAAGTATATTTCCTCTGTATTTCATGAAAATGGTACCTTTGGAACTGGTCAGTGTGGAAAATGAGGTGATGAACTGGATAAATTAGGGAACAATATAGGAAGGGTGAAACATAGTGGTCTAGACATCTTTGCTGAGGTGAGATTTGAAAAAGCAAATGGAACTAATAGTTTTTGCAAACATTTAAGGAAGCTTTGTTCTTAAGCTTTTACTTTACAAACAAAGTAATTTTCATGAAAGGAAACTATGAGGAGCACATCCTTCTCTTCACGGAATGAAATGTAGAATCTGGGCCAGTCTTCTACGTGCTGGCTGGCTCATtatactttttgtttgtttttttaaagtccattcaatcatgtccaattctcagagactgcctggaaaagtccctgcagttttcttggtaaggtttttcagaagtggtttgccattgcctccttcctagggctgaaaaaaagtgactggcccaaggtcccccaactggctttgtgcctaacatgggactagaattcacgatctcccggtttctagcttgatacCTACTgctgcaccaaactgactctttatAATTGTTATACTATATACTACATCTAACAAATTTGGTCTACTAATTCAAATGTGAGAAGTGCAATAGAATGGAAAGATGAAATTAATTAGATCAGAATTATcttgtatattatatattatatattaatttttgtgTTCCAAATTTCATTTTGACCTATTTTATAATTTTCTATTAATTcagctgctgtttttgttttacttattCTTTTGTTCAAACAGACCAGCACAGAAACTATTATCTATCATTGGGAGCTAACATTTGTTTAATGTCAGTTTCAAGCTTTGTTCTAGCAGGTCCATATTGTGTACAGTATATTTACATATTGCCAAAATGTCAAGAGTATGTATACGTTCATATATCAACATGTTAAGAGTAATATACATTTCTCCATCCAAGTTACTGAATTTGCAAATGTCAGTAATCGGCTATTCTGCTGTGGTATGTTTATTTGTTGAAACAGATGCAACTAGTTGCTGTGCTATATACTAGTAAGCCATAATGTGTGAAATGGATATCAGGCAGTTCATTTGAGATGCAGTTTCTGTAATGTTAAATTAATTACAGGATTGTATTTTGAAATACTTCCTGATGATATCATGCAACTAGCCATCATGCAACTTTGGATGCATTTTTGTTATAGTTTTGTCCAGTTCAGCCATaaacttttttcttgtttttttagcCCATCAAAGCTCCAGAATCTGTAGCCACCATAATTACAGCAGAATCTATCTTCTATAAggtatgatttttgtttttttaaaagatatttatcTAGATGTCCCACTGAATGCATTTGGAACCTATTTCTGAGTAGACAATTGTAGGATTGTACTGTTAGTCTTAcaaatgttgttgctgttatgTAAACATACTGCTGAAGTTCAGAAATATTGAAGCATGATGTTCAATATTtctgagaaaataaacaaaaaatatttatatgctgGTGAAAGACTAATAGAGTTTACCTACCTACCCAAATGATTTAAGAATCTCATAATTTcttaggaaagcatttggccggAATATATTTTACAAACTATGAAAAACGTACGTAGGGTTTAGAATCTAAGGATATGAGTGTAGTCTTGATTTAATAGGGCTTTTCTGGCTCTTTCCTGCTGCAAGTTAATGAATCTCCCAAAAAGGTTGTCTCTGAGTGTTAAAGGATTCTTCTAAAATTCTCCAAAAGAGTCTTTAGAATTCTTTAACattctaaaattaaaatatatctaaAGTAGTTGCATGAGGAGGTTTTAATTTGTAGGGGTGAGAATTAAAGCAAACATGACATTTGCATGAGCAAACTTATCTTCCACCCATTCAAGGATCCGAGTCTATAAGAGTTCTTATAGTAAATGCTtacattattgaataatgatacTCCAAGTTTGGAATGTGATTcaggtgtatttttttttagtccgttcaatcttgtccaattcttggagactgcctggacaaatccctgcagttttcttgacaaggtttttcagaagtggtttgccattgcctgcttcctagggctgagagaaagtgactagtccaaggtcccccagctggctttgtgcctaaggcaggactagaactctctgtctcctggtttccagcctgatgccttaaccactacactaaagtGGCTGTTACTCTAATAGGGTAATGAATTTATAGTGTGAGTTTGTATTTTGTTAGTATAATGTTACTGAATGtaactggcttccccattgacttcgcttgtcggaagccggcatAGAAGGATGCAAATGGGAATCATGTGAGTGCGGgattgtaattgcaagccagttgccaagtgtctgggtcatgatcacatgactgcgtggatattgcaaccatcataaatatgaagtccagtcataagtaccacttgttcagtgctataacttcgaatggttgctgaatagTTGTTAAATAAGCACTACCTGTACTggtgcatgctggataattgaggaagccaaagaataccaaaaagaagacAATATGGCCTTTGATTGTGTTCACCAATCGCATCAAGCTAtggtccttaggaaaatgggaatctggAATATCTCATTATCCTTTTTCTTAAAACTCTTTTATTGAAGAGTTTAacaatactaaaagataatacaaactgaaatcagaaagaaaaaagaaaatagaaaagaaatgcagactgcaaaaagaaaagaaatagaaaaaagaatattaaaagaagtgactcccaatcttccttgcaacaagtgCAGGCAAATTTAATATTTCCCCACTCCCTGTACGATGACATACATGATTCACTTCTTCCCACAGCCCCCTCATCCATTTGCAAATCCAAAAATGGTTGTCGTTTCTGTCCAAGTATTGGCAAAAAGTTCATTAAGGGTTTCCAAAAATATtccttattttaaccctgatcaaataattaaactttatgttcctttcttttgcttcttacaatcttgatctttaattcatcaagttgctgttgtaGGATTGAATATCCATTCAAACTTACTTTCTCCTGTCTcagagatttcttcaaggctttagaaaCCCTCTTGTAAATCCAATGATAAATCCTTGCCCAGGttatttttcatctcttggcttatttgtatttccactctggctgccatctctgttttataatccatattttttttattttccaatatttctgcatcagctgGAATTTGTTACACCTCTTTGTCCTGTCGGtctataatttgttttatttatttagttatttcaaaagtcatattccaaatttgtctggtcctTTACTTCGTTTAACACTTTCTTGAATTAAAttcttacttagctttttgccatttattttatattctttaaatgtTTGAAGCTATTGATTAGTTTTTCCTCTATTTTGGGATGAAGTTTTACTCAACCAGGTAGTTTTTCAAACGTTGCTTGGGAGAcctcttttaactttaaaataattataaatccaaaaatgtttagaaagtgaggttagatgaacccagtgtccttaaaggcttCGCTGTGGTTGAGAGTTTGATGGCTTCCCTCAGCTCCCTGTGCTCAGACCCGTGGATTGACCGCCGTCCTGCAGTCTCTTTGcagggagcagctgtctggagcacaagtGGGAGTTCTCTCATCTTCtacttgtctggagaggttctgttGGTTCAGCTTCATTGCCAATCTATCAGTCTTGGCTGTGTCGTCATCTCCACTCCTCTGGAGACGTCTTAGCTCACTATTGCCTCACCTAGAAGTCTCTGGAATATCTCATTATTCTCATGAGAAACCTACACACAGTATAGAAGGCCACTGCCTGGAAGGAACATGGTGAAACATGATGGCTGCAGGTTGGCAAAGGGGTGGGATAAGactatactctctccttatttattcagtctATATGCTGAATCTATATTGGAGGAGGCTGGATTGAAGAAAacgagcatggttttaaaattggaagaaagaaAACCCAATAACCTGCAGTATGATGACCACTACTCTGATACGCAACCTCTAGTAATGAAACTagagtacaatttaaaaaatgggattaagTTTATAAAGGaaatcaaactaatgacaagtaTAGTAACCAgctttagaattgacagtgaagactTGGGTagcttttcccttttttggaTTGAttattaacagtaaaggaaccagcagtcaagaaatatgccatagaCTAGCACTTAGCAGGGTAACAATGAGGGCGTTATATAATATCCAGTGTCTATACCTACATAGTAATATTTTCCCTGTAACACTCTAAGGAACTGGAAGTTGGATCCTGAAGAACCAAGATAGAAAGAACATTAATACTTTTGAAATTTAATTTTGGAGGAGAATACCACTGATAGCCATGAAAACAGATAAATGGATCGTAGAATAAATCAATTCCAGAATTCTctcttaaggcacaaatgaccaggctcaaattatcatattttgcacacattatgtaaagaccgtaattctgggaaaggtggaaaggatGAGAATGGGACAACTagaagcaaggtggatagactcaattaaAGTCACAATGGTTGCACTATTGGAAGACTGAAGGGCCAGTTGGgaacagatcatcttggagaaggtcTGACTATGTGGTTGCTGGGAGTTGACATCAACATAACACATAACCAATCAAAGAAGCTGCTCTTTCTGTCAGATAAGATGCTATTATATTGCTGATTTATCAAAATCTATTTTTGTCTCTGAAGGACTAATAACAGTTCTTGTTAGGAGACactaaatatatactgtatttaggcAATTATTGTGTTAGAGAAGATGCTAACAAACTTTAGGTGCGGTTTGTATAAACTAATAGAATCTATCAGCTGACAGTtaagcttttcattttttatacctTTAACAATCTGTATCTTTTTTAGGGAATATACTATCAAATTGGAGATGTTGTTTCAGTGATTGATGAGCAAGATGGTAAAACATACTATGCTCAGATTAGAGGTTTTATTCAAGACCAATACTGTGAAAAAAGTGCAGCTTTAACATGGCTCATTCCTACTACAGCAAGCCCAAAAGACTATTTTGATCCTGCAACTTACATAATAGGTAAGTTCcaaggactaggaacttggaacTAGGAAATTCCAAGTATTAAGGCCCACTTGTTCTGATAATAATTATACAGCTTCAAAGCTAATTTGGTTTTCTCCCCTAGAAAGGCACCATCAGGCCTATCTTTTTAGAGAAGATATGTTTGCATTCGAAACACATCATTTATTTGACAACAACCTCTTCAATGTTATTGAAGTGCTAAGGCAAAAATGCTGCTAAATTAGATAATTTTTTACCTACTTTTTAGAGGGGTGGGGGCTACAATGTACCCATATGTCAACCTTGCACATTATCTCTTAgctttcttcagtctgggcaCTCTCCAGATATGTGGAATTCAATTCCCAGAagttcccaaccagcatggcaaCTAAGAATACTGGGCATTGGTCCACAAATCTGGAAGAATGAGAAAGACTGGCCTTCCACATATCAGCCTTATAAATCTCTTGAGccaaaagaatctgaaaaaagTAAAGTACACAAATATAACAAGTTGAGTATATAGTCTGCCTTGCTTTAATATCTAGAATAATGCAGAAAATAGGGATATAGCTCTATATTATAAAAGTTTGTCTATTTGCTGTAAGCTTTATAGTTACTTATTAAATTCTTACTTATTACATTTATTGTGGATACCCACTCCAATagagtctgggcagcttacaaaatccactACACAGTTAAAACACTTAAAACACATAAAACatgacagcccagactaaaaacaacaaaaatgaaagcaCAGTAGGGCCCCacacacattaaccccaggcctgggaacagagtcAGGTCTTAATAGGTTTCCAGAACTCTAGGAGAAGGGACACCGTATGTATCTCTGGGGACATACTGCTGCAGAGGGTGGGGGcaatgacagaaaaggcatgcttcctcagtcccacaagatgacagtgtttaattgagggacctggagcacacccactctgcccaaACATACTGGGTGGCGGAAATGATTGAAGATAGGTAGTCCCTCAGAAAACCAGGagttatgccatgaagggcttttagGTAACaccaagcaccttgaattgtatccggaagccagctggtaaccaatgcagctcatgtagcagtggtgacacatgggcataacaaggaGTGGCCATTactgctcatgccactgcatttggAACAGCTGTAGCTCCCAAATGGTCTTCAGGAGCAgcaccatgtagagcacattgcaataggcataagtgaccatctgaagggcctcttGGGCCATGaaaaggtgcaactggcacacaaaatGAACCTGTGCAAGAGCCCTCCAGCCCTCGTTTGTGCAAGAGCCCTCcaggccatagctgccacctgctcattgagtaCTAGCTGTAAGTCCAAGGTGTTTCTGTGTACTTTCTGACTGAGCTGTACATATTACAACActctgaaaaataaatgttttttttttcttaaggacCAGAAGAAGATCTTCCAAGAAAAATCGAATACTTAGAATTTGTCTGTCATGCACCTTCAGAATATTTCAAATCTCGATCAACTCCTTTTCCTACAATTCCTACTAGGCCAGAAAAAGGTTATATCTGGACTCACGTTGGACCTACTCCAGCAATTTCAATCAAGGAAACTGTTGCCAGCAGCTTGTAGTATctcttcagaaaatgtttttatttttattttagattacCCAGCTGACTTCTATTTATTGTTTAAATCTGTGCCTTTgtcaatttcttttcatttttgaaattgtattttctttctcagaaaaaaatatgattttatcTAGAGAAATGAGTATTTTTAAGTATCCCTGCTGTGTTAGAACTATACTCTTACATTAGGATACTGTGTACAGTAATTCGTATTTAATTTGgtcatggggtggggggtgg includes:
- the GATAD1 gene encoding GATA zinc finger domain-containing protein 1 translates to MPLGLKPTCSVCRTTSSSMWKKGGQGEILCNNCTGRSGPAAAGAAAYATTSGASQHSNGGSGGGGGGKQSKQEIHRRSARLRNTKYKSAPAAEKKVSTKGKGRRHIFKLKNPIKAPESVATIITAESIFYKGIYYQIGDVVSVIDEQDGKTYYAQIRGFIQDQYCEKSAALTWLIPTTASPKDYFDPATYIIGPEEDLPRKIEYLEFVCHAPSEYFKSRSTPFPTIPTRPEKGYIWTHVGPTPAISIKETVASSL